A genomic window from Zootoca vivipara chromosome Z, rZooViv1.1, whole genome shotgun sequence includes:
- the LOC118078274 gene encoding putative P2Y purinoceptor 10 produces the protein MRVNISKEVPLSSHFASNGSAAVLLLQSISATDNCTEPRKEFQHSLYAVTYTIVFIPGLLTNSMALWILCRFISKENKNIIFMVNLATADLIQVLSLPLRIYYYINYKWPFGTFLCQLCFYLKYLNMYASICFLTCISVQRYLFLLHPFRAKGWKRRYDMAICVAVWIFVGAACLPFPLMRSSNSNDTCFTDLGVKKIGSQASSVLLMLVAEIVGFLTPLVTIVYCTWKTKASLQECHIPLQNTIEKQKALRMVAMCAIVFFVCFTPYHIVFFFFMMVKEDVIRDCATRWFILHLHPFCLSLASLNCCLDPVLYFFTTSEFKGQVSRHSSLAIRSRLMSRESASSVKE, from the coding sequence ggtAAATATTTCCAAAGAAGTACCCCTTTCATCTCACTTTGCCTCTAATGGGAGtgcagctgtgctgctgctgcagagcatTAGTGCAACAGACAATTGCACAGAACCCAGAAAAGAGTTCCAGCATTCCCTTTATGCAGTGACATACACCATCGTCTTCATCCCAGGCCTCCTGACCAACAGCATGGCCCTGTGGATTTTATGCCGCTTCATCagcaaggaaaacaaaaacatcatcTTCATGGTTAATTTGGCCACTGCTGACCTCATTCAAGTCCTTTCCTTGCCTCTGCGGATATATTATTACATCAACTACAAGTGGCCATTTGGAACCTTCCTCTGCCAGCTCTGCTTCTATCTGAAGTATCTTAACATGTATGCCAGCATTTGCTTCCTTACGTGCATCAGCGTTCAAAGGTACCTCTTCCTTCTCCATCCATTCAGGGCCAAAGGGTGGAAACGGAGGTACGACATGGCCATATGTGTTGCTGTGTGGATCTTTGTTGGAGCTGCTTGCTTGCCGTTTCCATTGATGAGAAGTTCGAACAGCAATGATACTTGCTTTACCGACCTTGGTGTCAAGAAAATAGGCAGCCAGGCCAGCTCAGTCTTGTTGATGCTGGTGGCTGAAATTGTTGGGTTTTTGACCCCTCTCGTCACCATTGTCTACTGCACTTGGAAGACAAAAGCCTCCCTCCAAGAATGCCATATCCCTCTGCAAAACACTATCGAGAAGCAGAAGGCACTACGGATGGTTGCTATGTGTGCCATTGTCTTCTTCGTGTGTTTCACACCATATCacattgtgtttttcttctttatgATGGTGAAAGAGGACGTTATCAGAGACTGTGCCACACGCTGGTTTATCCTGCACCTGCACCCTTTCTGCTTAAGCCTTGCAAGTCTTAACTGTTGCTTAGATCCAGTCCTCTATTTCTTCACAACATCAGAATTCAAGGGTCAGGTGTCAAGACACAGCAGCTTGGCCATCAGGAGTCGTCTGATGAGCAGAGAAAGTGCTTCTTCTGTTAAGGAATGA
- the LOC118078273 gene encoding putative P2Y purinoceptor 10 — translation MATDLIKMLNNHSLENCPDPPMHFQASLYAIIYIIIFVPGLLGNSIALWVLCHFIKKKSKAVVFMMNLAVADLTHVVSLPLRMYYYINHSWPFGGFLCQLCFYLKYLNMYASICFLTCISIQRYFFLLHPFKAKDWKCRYDVAISAAIWTVVGAACLPLPILRSPRLSNNTNICFADLEVQRLSMGASITLVIVAEFCAFVAPVVIVIYCTWKMRQSLQEPHSPLQHTNEKQKAWHMILGCAAVFFICFTPYHVNFPIFMMVKQNMVTDCSVRRRALYFHPISLCLASLNCCLDPILYYFMTSEFRERFKCSSASPLSCLNSLASSSRRRRTSEVELKSKADKKNKNVLMAYFWTLRPHDGMESPLSC, via the coding sequence ATGGCCACTGACCTGATCAAGATGTTGAACAACCATTCATTAGAAAATTGTCCTGATCCTCCAATGCATTTCCAGGCCTCTTTGTATGCAATCATCTACATCATCATCTTCGTTCCGGGTCTCCTGGGAAACAGCATCGCCCTTTGGGTTTTGTGCCACTTCATCAAGAAGAAGAGCAAAGCGGTAGTTTTCATGATGAATTTGGCTGTAGCTGACCTGACCCACGTCGTCTCTTTGCCCTTACGGATGTATTACTACATCAACCACAGCTGGCCTTTTGGGGGCTTCCTTTGCCAGCTCTGCTTCTACCTGAAATACCTCAACATGTATGCCAGTATCTGCTTTCTCACCTGCATCAGCATCCAAAGGTACTTCTTCCTACTTCACCCTTTCAAAGCCAAGGACTGGAAGTGCAGGTATGATGTGGCCATAAGTGCTGCCATATGGACTGTGGTTGGGGCTGCTTGCTTACCTCTCCCAATCCTGAGGAGTCCTCGCTTATCAAACAATACCAACATCTGCTTTGCTGATCTCGAAGTTCAGCGGTTGTCTATGGGAGCCTCAATCACTCTGGTGATTGTAGCTGAATTCTGCGCATTTGTGGCCCCTGTTGTGATAGTCATTTACTGCACTTGGAAAATGAGGCAATCCCTGCAGGAGCCCCACAGTCCCTTGCAACACACCAATGAGAAGCAGAAAGCTTGGCACATGATCTTAGGGTGCGCAGCTGTGTTTTTCATATGTTTCACACCATATCATGTGAACTTCCCTATATTTATGATGGTGAAACAAAATATGGTCACAGACTGTTCCGTACGGCGTAGAGCTTTATATTTCCATCCCATTTCTTTGTGCCTCGCAAGCCTCAATTGTTGTCTTGATCCAATTCTCTACTACTTCATGACATCAGAGTTCCGGGAAAGGTTCAAGTGCAGCAGTGCTTCCCCCTTGAGCTGCCTTAACAGTcttgccagcagcagcagaagaagaagaacctctGAAGTTGAGCTGAAAAGCAAGGcggataagaaaaataaaaatgtcttaatgGCATACTTTTGGACTCTTAGGCCACACGATGG